The sequence below is a genomic window from Lolium perenne isolate Kyuss_39 chromosome 4, Kyuss_2.0, whole genome shotgun sequence.
caCTACTAAGATGcgctgccgcatggcggcttcaaccccaacaacctctactccccggcgtacgagcagcgcgagccaggacccggtgcgGACGGTGACCCTTTCAGTGGCCGCAGGAGGCCGCTCGAATTCGAGGGCGCCGGTGCGGAGGGTGCTGTGGAAGAGGGCGGgagtgaggacgaggaggacgatgaagaggaGGACGTGGACGATGAGGAGGGTGCCGgcgacgatgatctcgtggaggtagacgcggacggcgtgaagaagaaaaagaagaagaaggcgtcgggcacacgaggccccaagtggacggttttggaggatctttgtctgtgcgagtcgtgggcgacggtgagccatgactccatcatcgacgCCAACCAAAAaaacgggaagtattgggcgaggatcaaggccgagttcgatgagcgcaagctcatcaacaacGACTACAagaaagtgacaatgaagaggagccaaaaggcaatgtcgacacgatgggccatcatctaggcgtcggtgaactccttccatggataCCATCACGACTTAGTGACCAGAGCcgacagcggcgccgacgtctcccaaatggtacgactctttcttccataatctgtagcgcctacattgtgttcgatgaaatgattccgctttctttggctagtttgatagggccatggaggtTTACACGAGGAACTCGGAAGGGCATAAGTcgttcgcgctgatgcattgctataccAAGCTCAAAGGGAACCGCCTGTCGATGTCCAAGGGGgaggacgccattgatctggactTGCCGCTGGCAACGTCGGtagggcgtcctactggcaacaaggctgccaaggccgccttggccgacgccgcgtcgtctgagaagacgcaggcgtcgatcacgaaatgcctcgcggacgtctcctcgacctttctctcccgcgacaaaaagaccgacgaaaggtgggcggagctgctcaagaggcaagaggagaagttggagctgaagaaacgcagggacgacatgtccctgctgagagcgtcgacagagggaatgtctccgcggacgcgggcggcgcacaacttcttcaaaggccagatcctcgacgacatcgaagccaaaatggcggcggccgacgctgcggccgacgcggcggcccaggaagcggcagtggcagcggcagcaaccgcggagcaagagccggctgacgcgtcttcgactgctacaccatcgtcggcctatgcgatggcggcggagcagacggagcatgcacagcaccaggcagatcgcgacgaggtcgtcgtgatcgacgggcctgcgtcgactcaggatacgtcgccgacgaccaaccccttcttctaatttagcatgcactatggtctgtaatatgatcgcgcgcctagtactctgatcgcgacgattcggcgggaacgatctcttttgaatgcaacaatttgaattcctgattggggcggcgtttgggggacgcggctggggagcgacgtcccccaaaggcggcacgaacaaaacacgtccccaaacgctcaatccggcgcggtttgggggacgctttgggggacgcggctggagatgctctaacccagCTGGGCAAGGTGGTGAACCACCCTCCCTCACTCCATATCTTTTTTGAGAAACCCAGTACAAACGcaggcgctcacatacacgcgcatacactcacccctatgaacgcacacacgcacaccctacccctatgagcacctccggaagaccgagccggcggactggatcttgaaattgacgaagtcaccacagactcctcgctatcgacgggaacatcgcctcccactgaaagaatattccgcctttatgagacacacagatgtcaaacctggggtttgaactctggtgggctgggggtacaaccaccctcctaagggCATGTTCAATGGAGGCGCTTGTCTAGGGGCGCCAGGATTTTGACCCCGGCCAATCAGCAGTTGTGATGTATAATCCTGGTCATTGGGCGCTTATTCACAGGAGTCGATGCAAAACTTTGCGCCGGATGCTTAAGTCAGTTTTTGGTTTGCAGCAGAAAACGCGGAGGAAGTCTATTTGAGAAATAAGCGCCGGAAGATGAAGTCATGGGTTGGAGCTCTAAAACTACCGAACGGACGCTAGGATTAGTTGCCGGACTGTTTTCCGCTCAAGCGCCTAGATAAGCGCCGAGCATTGAACATGCCTTAACCACCCAACCTGAGGTTGGTTCTCCCCTCACTCCATATCTGATTACCTCATTTGTGTCCAAAGATTTTTTTttaatgtatgtatgtatgtatagaATGCTAGGCAGCCAGTATGGATGAAGAATCGTTAGTTGTGAAATTCTTGGGTTCACGCAGTAGAGTGATATGCTCCACATGTAACCCTTACTTGAAACTTTTTTTTGTACGTGTGATTGAATCAAAGCTAAGGGTGGTTAATTATACTATGAATCAGAAGTAATAGGTATTTTGATTGCTTAGGGTATCTAATTGTGTATGATTTTTTATATAAATCATTGTTTCTACCGAGAAATAACATTGTGTATGCTATTGAATTACCTTGTTACCAAAACAACCATACAAGCTGAGAACGTATCCTGTGAAACCACTTAACTCATGTACCTGCTGCACCCATCGATTATGGGCCTTTGGATGGAAAACGAAGGGATGTGCTCTAGTCAGGAGTTGGGCTGCTGCCACATTTGCACGATGGACCTTGTAGTCCAGCAGATTGTCCTCCAAAAACCACAAACACGCTCGTCTCCTTCCCTGAACTGATATCATGTACTCTGAAGCAGATATGGTCAGTCAAGTTTGCTCTCTctctacccgcaaaaaaaaagtttGCTCTCTCTCGCACCTAGCCAGACTAGTTTTCTCTCTCTTTGAAGTTGATTCAAGGTTGGTGATTTCTGTTGAGATTCTAGATTGGGGATTTTTTTTGGGGAACTTTATGGATGGGATCGGAATTGGGATCTCAACTAACTGTTTTGGGATATCGGATATCTCGTGGCAGCTCGTTGGGTCAGCCTTGGTCTCGATGAAATCAAAACATGGAGCAGGATTATTGTTTGTCTctcttttcatttttctgttttgatGATTCTTTTTGTAGCCGTTTGATCTGATTTATGTtaatgacatgggaagacttcattTATTCCATTATATCTACGAAATCCAGATTTAGCCGGGAACCCTTGTTTCGTTATTCAAAGATCTCATTTAGCACAAAATTGTAAATCACTAAATttgaaattttgaattgcaaggacAAGCTTTCATATGTACTCCGTAGGTGCGATGAAAATAAACACATACACTTACTGGAACTACTCTCATTTTGTCAGTTTATATTTAATATGAAACAGACTACATTTGCTATGCTCGAGTGAGATTCGTCGTCTATTTTGCCTTTTGGAAGCTGAAGGATACGAGATATGAGGAATACCGACGGCTCAATAATGGATCTTGTACTACAGGAGTGAGCAAGGAGAGACGATGGTATTGCAGAGGATTTTTCGTTGAATTTGAGAACACTACAATGTCCAGTTTGTAAAAAGTACCAGCAGTCCACCTTGTGTCAGATCTGGTACCTTCATTTTCCATCCAAAAGTCCACAACGCATGGGTGCAGCTGGTGCATAGATTCCTCTGGTTCATAGGATATGGCTCAAGGTCTACACTGTGTATGCTACTGAATTACCTATGTTGCCAGAAGTATGCACGTTGTCTTACATATTTGGACCGTTAAAAAAATGATTTATCTCTATTGTTCGTTCCTTAAGATAGACTGTCCGGCGCGGCAAAACGCGCTTTGAAGGTCATACAAAAAACCATAAGCACCTTATATTTTGGAATGGAGGAAATATTTCTACATCTTAGAAGCAAAGTTATCTGGACACATGCTAGAAGGTAAGTCCAATATGATATTCTTATAAAATCTCCATTGCTAGAAATAACATGATTTATAATAATCCGTAATAACTTGAAAATTGGTACCAAAACTATGTAAAACTGCAGAACATATTGTAGGAGCAAAAACTGTGTCCACGACGCAAATTTAATCTGACACGGTCGGTACTAGCTAGTAGGATTAGAGCTGCTGTCATTGTTCGCAGCAGCGAAGATGCTGCTGCCATTGCTCGGCATTGTCGGCGGCGATGAGTGCTGCTGCTCCCGTTCTTCACGTATCTTCCGGGACGAACCCACCATGTCCACCATTGCTGGCGTCGCGAACGCTGCTCCAAACGTGGGCATCGCGCACCCTGCTCCAAACGCCGGCGCTGGCGTCGCTCCAAACATGGGCATCGCGCACCCTGCTCCAAACGCCGGCGCCGGCATCGCTCCAAACGTGGGGGACGCCATGGCACCGCACAAGTTGACGGACACGGCGCGCTGCTGCGCGTGAGCGCTCATGCCGGACAGCATGCTCGACCGCCCCGTCTGCTCGTACTCCCGCTGGGTTGACACGCGGGCGCTGAGCTCTGCCAGCTCGTAGACCACCGCCGCGCACCGAGCGtcgccgagcagatcacccgtcCTCGCCGCCTCCTGCCGCCTGTCCAGTATCCGCACGGCCTCCGCGTGGTCGCCGCGCTCGGCGGCTGCCCGCGCCGCCGCGATGTCTTCCGCCGCCTCCACGCGGAAGCGCTCCACCTGTACCTCCATGGACGGCTTCTGGTCCGCTTCGGTCGTCACCTCCGCCGGCCTTCGCACGACAGCGTCCTCGCAGTCCACCTGCATCGACTTCCCGGTCGTCGAGGCTTTGTACGTGCAGCTCACCCTGATAAGGCGCGTcacgtcctcgtcgtcctccgcGACTCTCGGCACGTCCACGAACAGCAGGAAGCGCCTCTCCTCGTCGGCGTAGAGCTCGCCAACGTCCACCGAGGCGGCGCGTCCGTACGCCACGACGCGGCTCTCGTAGCGGCCGGACTTGATGGACCGCACGCGCACGTCAGGGTGCGGGCAAGCCACGGCGATCCACGCCTCCTGCACGGCCACCGAGAGCAGCCCGCCGATGCACTGCGCGAAGGCGTCCTGCACCACCTCCTGGTTCTCGATGAAGGAGTAGGTGCCGCCGGTGGCCTCGGCCACGGCGTGCATCTCCTTGGCGTCGTGGTCGGTGCCGAAGCCGAACGTGTGGATCGGCGTGGAGCGGTCGTTGTTGGCAACGAAAGAACGTGGCACGAGATAGTCGTAGCTCTTGTTCTGTCCGCAATTAAACCCAAAGGGGCGATTGCAGGTATCCTGGCCGTCCGAGAGAAGGATGACGCTGGCGACGGTGTTCTTGTACCGGCGGCCGTCGAGCACCTTGGCGGCCGTGTCCAGACCCTTGAGGATATCCGTGTTGCCACAGGCATAAAGGTACTCCACGGCGAGCTTGGTGGAGGCCTTGCCGGCGTCCGACATGCGCGTGAGCCGGGTCTCCCGGCGCGCCTGGTGCGAAAAGGAGACAACGCTGAGGCGGTCCGCCGGCCCGAGCTTGTCGATGACGAACCCCATGGCCTCCTTGAGCAGCGCCAGCTTGCTACCAGCCATGCTCCCGCTGACGTCCAGCACCGTGACGAGGTCGAGCGACGGGCGCGGCGCAGTATGATCGGCGGCGGGAGCCTTGGCATGCACCAGCACCGCGAAGCTGTCGCGGGCGCTGCCCCTCGCGATGGCCGGGAGCTCGCAGTGCGTGTTGAGGACGAGCGGCGCGTTGGTTGCCGATGATGGTGCTTCTTGGACGCCGCCGAGTGTCGCAGCGGGAGGGTCTTCCACCGGCTCGTCGTCGTCGAACACGGGGCTCTCGGCGGTGATTGATCCGAGAGGTTGTGCAACTCCATAGGGCGTTGCGTTGGCAGACACTGGCGGTAAAGCGAAGGGGCTGGGAGGAGCCGCCTCTCCAAGGAAGCTCTGCAGCGTGGAGAAGCCGATGGCGGAGAAGGGGCTCGCCGAAGCCGCCTGTCCAAACGACGCTGAGAAGCCAAAGGCGGGAGGGCTCGTCGTGGCCGTAGGAGCCGAGTAGCTGAAAGCGGAGGGGCTCGGCTTGGCGGAAGACGAACCGAAGGGGCTCGTCGTCGTGGCCGCCGTGGCGCAGACGCGGCAGGCGTCGCCGGCGGCGCCCAGCAGGGGGTGGAAGCAGAAGGCGCACCGGCTATCCATGGAAACGTACCGATCGATCTCGAGGAACGTAGGCGTGGTTTGATGGGTTGGAGTCGTGAATCGTGATCGGGATCGGCGGGTCTCAAGGTTGACCACGTATATATTTATAGGCGGCCGAACGACGTATACTTAGCTTGAATCCGGCGCGAAATCGAGCGTGCTCCGGACGCGAAGGAGCTAGGAGGCAACCGCCATCTGCTGATCCGGTGACGACAAGTATTTCAACAGCTGCTGCCTTCTTTTGACGCACTCAGAAAATCTATACATGGAAGAAAAGGCTATCACAATTTGAGTCTTTTTGAGACAGTCAAATTCACAATGCAACTACAAACTATGCATGTAAGGAGCCCAACTTCTCAGCAATGTTAAATTGCTATCGGCCGAGGCCCAATCGTATTACTTAATTAAGCCCAAAGGTAGTTTGGGCTTGTAGTTGTACATGTACCCATCATGAATAATTCAGTTTAGATTTATTTCAAACCCATAAAAAAAATttatttcaaaatattaaaaaacctgaaaaatcatctcCGGTGTACAGACAGATGAACTATATTTACACATATTGTTTTAGGGGAAAAGACATTTTATATGGTTCAAGAAAAAGGCAAAAAAAGAGTCATTTGAAAATGTATTTTAGACCCCACAAATTCTCATTTTACACATGCCACAAAAATGCCTTTTTCGCATAACTTCATCTTAGAACATAAGATGTTCAGACGTACAAACGGATATATTTTTCTCCAGAATTTTTAgacattttaaaatattttttagACAGTGGATGCATCTACACCAATGAGCCAAAGTGAATTTTTCCCCTACTTTTCCTCATTTATTTGAATTTCACCTACTTTTTTTTACGATACCGTATCTTATTTCTGGATCACAACACTCATAATTATTTTCGACGATTGCAAGACTTGTGATATTTTTTCATAAACCATTTTGCACATGTATATATGGAACTTTATGAGACTAGCCACATGAAATATTCGAACATATGATGGGTTCCTATTGCTATTTTCTTGTATCATGTTGTATGTGAAATGATTTTATAATGCTGATAGTGGAGGGCGTCGAGGCACGCAAGAGAGCCCAAGGAGGAGTCGAGACATAGAGATGATGGAGGCGTAAACTCGTTGCCGTGCGTTAGAGCTAGAGGTACATGGCAACCGATTAGAGCAAGGCGAACAAAAACAGGTAATAGAGTTGAACCCGTTGAATTCTCTATCATAAAAGTATATACTATGTAAAACTCTGTTTTTCCACTAGTGTCTATTTATATTTCATGATATAATCTATTAATACCGTTGATAATAGTCGATTCTCAACGGCAC
It includes:
- the LOC127297589 gene encoding uncharacterized protein, with the protein product MDSRCAFCFHPLLGAAGDACRVCATAATTTSPFGSSSAKPSPSAFSYSAPTATTSPPAFGFSASFGQAASASPFSAIGFSTLQSFLGEAAPPSPFALPPVSANATPYGVAQPLGSITAESPVFDDDEPVEDPPAATLGGVQEAPSSATNAPLVLNTHCELPAIARGSARDSFAVLVHAKAPAADHTAPRPSLDLVTVLDVSGSMAGSKLALLKEAMGFVIDKLGPADRLSVVSFSHQARRETRLTRMSDAGKASTKLAVEYLYACGNTDILKGLDTAAKVLDGRRYKNTVASVILLSDGQDTCNRPFGFNCGQNKSYDYLVPRSFVANNDRSTPIHTFGFGTDHDAKEMHAVAEATGGTYSFIENQEVVQDAFAQCIGGLLSVAVQEAWIAVACPHPDVRVRSIKSGRYESRVVAYGRAASVDVGELYADEERRFLLFVDVPRVAEDDEDVTRLIRVSCTYKASTTGKSMQVDCEDAVVRRPAEVTTEADQKPSMEVQVERFRVEAAEDIAAARAAAERGDHAEAVRILDRRQEAARTGDLLGDARCAAVVYELAELSARVSTQREYEQTGRSSMLSGMSAHAQQRAVSVNLCGAMASPTFGAMPAPAFGAGCAMPMFGATPAPAFGAGCAMPTFGAAFATPAMVDMVGSSRKIREEREQQHSSPPTMPSNGSSIFAAANNDSSSNPTS